Below is a genomic region from Raphanus sativus cultivar WK10039 chromosome 4, ASM80110v3, whole genome shotgun sequence.
ATCATAATCATCGAAATCAAGATTATGAACTAATTTAAACACATGCCTCCACTTTTTAGCAAGTACAGATGTTGATGCGGCCTGTTTTGTCGGAAGTAAGGACAATATGCTGCCTAGAACCTCTTCAGGAAGCCAGCTGATTGCATCTCTCAAGCCAGCCTCTTCTTTAATAGTACCTGAAACATGAAGTGGCTCAGACTCATTCAACTAActttcagaagaagaaaaaaataataagaaaggTTGAATTTAGTTTAATGGAAGATTCAAGCAGCAACAGTTTCATGAATGAAACCCCTACATctattctttcaaaaaaaaaaaaaaaggaaaacccTATATCTCTATATATTAACCTAGTAAAAGCTCAAAATAACAACACTGTGAGGCGCTTGTAAGAACAGAGGTCTATGATGTGCAGAACAGAGGAAAAGTATATGCAGAACCAGAGACCATGAATGATGAAGATCCATATCAATGATGTTCGTTCGGACCACAAATAAACCTTAAAAGAAAAGAGGGCATAGAAACTAAAGCTGATATCAACCGGTTCTACCTTTGGCTAAAGAAGAACAAGACACATACATAAGATCCACTTTTCATCAGAACTCAGACCTATTTAGTGGAAGCTCAACAGAACAACGCTTTGATCGTTTGTAATAGAACCAGAGACCATACCGAAGATCCACATCAATGTTGTTCTACAAACCAATCTAAAAGAGTgtatacaaacaaaaaagacttggttttcttttttttctttttctcaactGAATTGAAGGGCTTACCTTCTTTCTCGCATGTGTTACCAGTCATTATGTAATTAAACGGCAGAGGGGGTCACAGATATACCCTCGTCTTCTATGACAGATCTATCTTCCCCAGTTTCAAAAGATGGAGGAAGATGAAAGATGATAGATGAtgatagataaatatataaataaacaaatagttTACCAGAATCTTTTCATATTTGATATTTCCTAAATATTTATGGAAAACTTCCTCTGTTGACccataagagagagagagagagtaaaatCTTGTAATTTAGATTTTGAGTTTAGACTGAAAAATAAGAGAGTAAATCTTGTAATATTAAATGTGTCAGGAACTtgcttttttagtttttacttttagtGATGATAAAATGTGttgatcaaagaaaaagaaaaaagtgatGATGAATGCATTGtgattctaatttttaattgaGTCAATTAGGTGTATATTCTAAAACTATATGGAAATTTGCAAGGAAGGAGAAGCCTAGGACGCGAAACGGGCTTGCTTGGGTCTGGCCAACTGAATTACGAAGCTGCCCTTTCAGTCTAATGATAACCTATAGAAAAGTTTATATCGTAGAGTAGGGAAACGCAAGAGTTGATGTGATTAGGGATAGATATAAACATCGATATAGCAGGTTTTTGTGTGCTTGATATCGTCGAGAAACGAAACATATCCGGCCCAATTCGGCGAGCATTAAATGCAAGATCTTGTAGAGATTTTGGCATATACATACACCTCTACATCGTCGTCTTTTGTACTTATCTCCGTTTATAAAACCGAAGCACTTAACCGGCTGCTGAGCTCACAAACATCATCGTCTTCCACCTTTTAACAGAGAGAAAAATCAAGAGAGAGAAAACTTCCATTCGAGGCAGAAACAAAGGTATGTCCAAAAGCCTAGATTTGTACATATTTAGCCGTTTCTCTGTCCTCAACCACCGAATATTTGTCTTGATAGACGGCCATTTATGAGTCTTCAGTTACATTTATTAGGGTTTTCTTAGTACAACATTTATTTTGTCGTTTATAAATGATTGGCTCAAgagaatatatttccttttatgGTTGCATGTGATAGATTTGTCTAGCCCTAACTAatctttgatttttatttttccgcAGATGAGTCAGCTTGTGCGTCTATGGCGTGGGGATTGGAAGAAGCAGCCCAACGGAGACTGGATTTTCTTTGAGGACCCATCTGACTTCGGTTTCGGTGCATTGATCGGCGAGGGTGAAACTTTTGAGTCACTGATGACTATCGTTCGTATGCGATACCAACTGGCGAACACAACCCCTGTTGTCTTAAGCTACCAGCTTCCTGACCATATGCTGGTCCAAGCGGGGAGGAGGTCGCCACCGATAACTTTATCTACCACCGCAGACGTTGGCGTCATGTTGACTGTCCGTGATTGGTACGCGGAGCAAACTGTGAATGTCACCATCGGACCACAAAACGTCGCTATGTATCATTTTCATCGTCGTGACAACTTTGTTGTCCGCGGCAGGACCTTTGTCGTTGATGGAAGCTCTAACGAAGAGGGGAGAAATGCGTTCGAAGGTAAGCTATTCAATCATTACAAACCTactatatttttgtttgcatttCATGTTTATTTGATCTGTATATTGGATGCTTATGTCAAGTGTTTTGTTGTGTTTCAGGTCTCATGAATGAAAGGATTATCGTTTGTAGTGTGAGTGTTTTGGAAGAGATCTTTAGCGAAGAGGACATGGTCATCTTGCACCGTGTTGCTCTAGAGCTGAACTCTCCCAGTTACACTCGTGGTCGTCGTGCCCCTCCCCCATCTCCGACTACCAACGGCGGTTCTACTCGAATGGAACTTGTACTGCTGGATGATGACGACGAGGTGATGGCTACTACACAAGTGAGTAATGGAGGCCACAGTGGACTAATCGTTGCAAACTCGGGTAAGGGTTTAGtttctctagtttttttttagtaGTTCATCTTGTATTAAAGATCTTGTTTCATAAGTAGTAAAAAGGATATTTTTAGAGTTAACCGTTATGTGTTTAATTAGCTTGCTAACATGTGATGTTTTATATCTCTAGGTGAAATGACTATTGTTCCTGTTACGGAACAACAGCTGGAACTCCCTCTCAGCCAGCCACCCACAGCCTTTGGCGACGTCGGTCTTGATCTCATGGTTACATCCCAAAACGGAAACCCCGAGATTGACTGTGAAGGGTTCCATGACAACTTCATGTGGGAAAGACTCTTGGAAGAAGGATTGCTTCAAACTGTTCAAGGTAATATCACCGCACAGCCCAACGAGCCCAACGAGCCCAACCAGGAGTCTCCCAAGTCTGTTCTCCGTGTGCTTAATGGGCCTGAAGCCCATGATGGTGGAAACTCTTCTACTGGATCGTCCGTCGGTGTGACATCACTTGTGCCTGAAACCGTCCTCACCCCAGTTACTGGGACCACTTGCGGTTCAATCTCTAGCGTCGGAACTCAGCCGGTCGGACTAATGAGCAGTGGCAATGCTTTACTTGCGGAGTTTGACAAGTACATTGGTATGGTCTTCGTCCTAAAATCTCAAGTTTTTAATTCTATTGGGCCTAAATAATTTGGCCCAATTACTAACTTCTCCACTCATTTGCAACAGAGGCAAGATCGACAATGGCGATGCTCTCTCCTGTTGGGCCTGGGCTTCCAGCTTCCGCAGCTTCTGCATCGTTTGCTTCAGGCTCAAAGAGTGTTGGATCTCCAACACTTAAGTTAACCTTGGGCCGTCCCAACCAAGCAGGCCCACCGAAGAAGGACCGTGCACCGGAGGATTCTTCGCCGGAGGACAGCGGCAGTGGGGGTTCGTTCTAAGTCTTCAAGATATAatcaaaaataactaaaagttTTTGTTTGCTAAGATCGGAAGGCATTATAGCCGTAATCGTCTCTTTTTCCCCTCTAAGATCGGCTTTATTATCTCGGCGGCTAACTActttgtttgtgtgtgtttttggaTATGTTGTTCTCTATGTTGTAATGGAAACCGTCTTTGTAAAATATTGACGTCTATGTAAAATACCAATGAatgttatctttttaatataatgatGTGTGTTTATGGCTTGACTCTTATCTTTCCTTTTTATCAACTCTCATTAATCTAATAAACTTTTTTACTATGAATACGTTTGTAGGGGACGGAGATCACTCTCCAACTGACCTATACGTTGGTATGTACTTCAAGAGCAGAGATGCCTTCAGGCAACATATGGCATGCTACGCAATAAGCAAAAAGTTCAAGTTCCGGTGTGAAAAATCTGGTCCGTATGTCACGGTCTTGTCATGCTGCGGAAACACATGTAAATGGCGAGTCTATGCAGTCCTCATCGAGGGCACAAATGCTTACGAGGTTAGGAAGTTAGTGAGCTCGCACAGTTGTTCAGTTGACGAGAGAGCTGGATATCAGAGACAGGCAACATCTACTGTCATCGGTGAGATGATGAAGCCAAAGTTTGTTGGTTCTGGTTCCGGACCAAGGCCAATGGAAATAAGAAACATGATGCGAGGGGATCATGCAGTTAATATTTCCTACTGGAAGGCTTGGCGTTCACGTGAAGCAGCAATCGACCAAGCAAAAGGCTCGTGTGTGGCTTCTTACAAAGCACTCCCCACATACTTGCATAAGCTTGTAGAGGCCAACCCAGGAACAGTTGCTGATTTAGCAACAGAATACCAGGAGGGAGTTGGCCACCGCTTCAAATATATGTTTCTCGCCATGGGAGCTTCGATCAAGGGTTATCCTTACATGCGTAAGGTGGTTGTTGTCGATGGAACTCATCTGAAAGGGAAGTATGCAGGGTGTCTGCTAACAGCCTCAGCACAAGATGGAAACTACCAGATATATCCGCTTGCGTTTGCTATAGTTGATGGAGAAAACGACAAGTCTTGGGAATGGTTCTTCCAGAGGCTAACATCGATAGTCCCAGACGAGGAAGGTTTGGTGTTTGTTTCAGATCGTCATGCATCAATATACCAGGGACTCAGGAAGGTATAACATttcaaatatattgtaataaaataGTTAACCGTCTAATATCTGTGTTATCTTTGTCCAACAAATGTAGGTGTATCCAAGTGCCGGTCATTGTGCTTGTATTGTCCACTTGAAGAGAAACATAAGAACGAACTTTAAAGAAAGACACCTTGGTTACTTGGTTGCAAAGGCCGCACGAGCATTTAGGATGTCTGAGTTCTACTCCACTTTCAACGAGATCAAGAAAGTCAACCCGAGATGTGCCGACTACTTAATTGATCTTGGATTAGGTCATTGGGCAAGATCTCATTTCCCAGGTGCACGCTACAACATCATGACTAGTAACCTGGCAGAGTCATGGAACGCAGTATTGCGTGAAGCCAGAGAGTATCCTGTGGTTCCGTTAATAGAGTTCATACGTTCTAAGCTAATGTCATGGTTCTCAAAGAGACGTCAGTCTCTCGAAGGTAATAATGCTGCCTTGGCTCCTAAGGTATTGGAACTGCTTGCTGCCAGCTTTGAGTTGACAGGTGCATTTGAGGTCAAGAAGGTGGACACCGGAGAGTACGAGGTGCGCGACACGAGTGGTGTCTCATTCCTCGTAAACCTGCCTGAAAAGAGTTGCACTTGCTACCAGTTCCAGATGCTTCGCATACCATGTTCACATGCAATTGCTTCAGCAATACAAGCAGGGGTTAATGTAGAATCAATGGTTGCAGACGTGTACAGCGTAGCATTCATGAAGTCTGCGTACAAGGGACATATATTGCCTCCAAAAGAATACGAGATTCACTCGGAACTCTCTTCGGCAATGGAAGCTCTCTACCTACAACCTCCTTCAACTAGGCGCCCACCAGGAAGGCCTCGTAAGCAGAGATTCCTGTCCCGCGGTGAAGTGCGTGTAAGTTAAAGAATAAAAACagtgtatatttttaattttgttgatgCATGCACCTGATTTGCTTGAAAATGCACTTGTTTTGTAGATGAAGATAACTCGAAGGAAGACAGTGTGTAGCCGGTGCAAGGGGATAGGTCACAACCGTGCTACATGCAAGCAACCAATATGATATGAATGCAGCTACAGAGGGGATTGAAAGCAAACGGAGGTGTACGCAAAGAAGGTGGTTTAATGGCATGCGAATAAATGTTGACTTGTGTAATAGATGTAATATATAAGTGATGCATGTTCTAGGCTTGGGTATGGGGATTTGGTTGTGCTCCGTATTATTATCTTAAATAAAGCTTCCCCCTCTTTTTTATGTATGTTGACTCTTAGAGAATTTCCATTGTGTACAAGAACCATATGTTATATGTTATATGGTTGGTTGCTTGCATGGTTTTGGCAGGGTCAAGAACCATATGTTATATGGTTAATTTCATATAAAGCTGTAATATGATCCCGTTAGACGGCTATAATAGGTAAGGAATCATTTTAACTAACCAAACCACTACTTGTTGAACATTTAACAAGTGTTTAGTTTTACAGACATGTTAGCTAGATATTTAACAACTCACTAATATATTACAACAATTATACGGTTAATGAATACCTCAAATAGGATAAATGTATAGTTATCCGGTTAGATAAAATGTTATCCAGTTAGACTTGGTTTAGTATATAAGACatgtgtttgggtttaggtatTTTGGGTTGATATGattaatgatttcggtttgggtttagggtttagaattagtgAATTCGGTTTGTCAAATGCTAACATATAAACAAccacaaaatataaatgaatcattaaccataaaccctaaaccctaaaccctaaactctaaaccctaaacccaaaccgaaatcattaattttaaaccctaaacccaaaccaaaatcactgactctaaaccctaaacccaaacattattcctaaaccctaaacccaaacccacatcattaattctaaaccctaaacccaaacattaattataaaccctaaacccaaaccgaaatcattaattctaaaccctaaacccaaaccgaaataacaaaccctaaaccctaaacccaaaccaaatcattaattctaaaccctaaacccaaaccgaaataacaaaccctaaaccctaaacccaaaccaaatcattaattctaaaccctaaacccaaaccgaaatcactaattctaaaccataaacccaaaccgaaatcattaattctaaaccataaacccaaaccgagatcactaatcctaaacccaaaatccctaaacccaaacacatGTCTTATATACTAAAACCAAGTCTAACGGGATAACATTTTATCTAACCGGATAACTCTGTGTTTATCCTATTTGAAGTATTCATTAACCGTCTAATTGTAGTCTGcagaatataaaatgttatctGGTTAGACTTGGTTTTAGTATATAAGACatgtgtttgggtttagagattttgggtttaggattaatGAATGATTCTAAACCCTAAtcccaaaccgaaatcattaattctaaaccctaaacccaaaccgaaatcattaattattaattctaaaccctaaacccaaaccgaaattattAATTCtgaatcctaaacccaaacgtTAATTATAAATCCTAAAGTCAAACcaaaatcattaattctaaacccaaaccgaaatcacaaattctaaaccctaaacccaaaccgaaatcattaattctgaaccctaaacccaaatcgaaattactaaccctaaacccaaaatccctaaacccaaacacatGCCTTATATACTAAAACCAAGTCTAACCggataacattttatattctgCAGACTACAATTAGGCGGTTAATGAATACTTCAAATAGGATATATACAGAGTTATCCGGTTAGAAAAAATGTTATCCCGTTAGACTTGGTTTTAGTATATAAGACatgtgtttgggtttagggattttgggtttaggattagtgatttcggtttgggtttagggtttagaattaatgatttcggtttgggtttatggtttagaattagtgatttcggtttgggtttagggtttagaattaatgatttggtttgggtttagggtttagggtttgtgatttcggtttgggtttagggtttagaattaatgatttcggtttgggtttagggtttagaatttgggattttggtttgggtttagggtttagaattaatgatttcggtttgggtttagggttaatgtttgggtttagggtttataattaatgtttgggtttagggtttagagttagtgattttggtttggatttagggtttagaatcaTTCattaatcctaaacccaaaatccctaaacccaaacacatGTCTTATATACTAAAACCAAGTCTAACCgataacattttatattctgCAGACTACAATTAGACGGTTAATGAATACCTCAAATAGGATAAATACAGAATTATCCGGTTAGATAAAATGTTATCCAGTTAGACTTGGTTTTAGTTTATAAGACATGTGTTTGGGCTAGAAATTTTGGGTTAAAGATTAgtaatttcggtttggatttagggttgagaattaatgatttcggtttgggtttagggtttagaattaatgaattctgtttgggtttagagtttagaattaaTGATTAATTTATCTTTTGTGGTGGTTTATATGTTAGTTTTTGACAAATCGAAATCattaatcataaaccctaaacccaaaccaaaatcattaattttaaattctaaacccaaaccgaaattattaattctaaaccctatacccaaaccgaaatcattaatCATAAAAGAAATCACTAATTATAAACAGTGATCCCTAATAGACGGTTAATAAATTCTTTAACAAGAATAAATGAAATGTTATCCAGTTATTGATTAACCCATAACGAAATTGCTTATGCAATTAGCCTTGGGCTTAGTATATAAGATATGGTTTTTAATTAATCTTTTGGATGGTTTATAGGTTAGGATTTGATACATATACATAACAGAAATAATTGTTTGTTATTGTATAATACAAGTCACTTGGATATGAAAAACGAGAAATAGCCGCTAAGTTCTTGATTAATGagttaatatataacatatccAATGTCCTCTGGACATGAACAAAAGCGACCACACATAGAAATACTTGCAATAAGCAGACACATAAACCAAATTTTCTTACAATATTAAACAGTCCTGTCTCTGGATCTACAAAGAAAAGTCATTTGCCCTTGCGATTTTCAAGCACGCTTAAACGATGCATATTCCATAACAGTCGAGCAATGCCATTGCCATTGTCACTTATACCATCTATTTCGCTTGATTCTCCCGTCGGATTACTTCTTGATTCATCGAGCTGATTGTCATGGGCAGTTGACCGACACTGAGCCAATTCCTGAGTTAACTCATCGATCAATTTCTTCTGCCGACGGATCTCGTCCCGGGCATCGATAAGGGCTTCCCTGGCCCAACCAACTACTTCTCTTTCATCTAACCAACGAAAGAAGTTGCATCCGTTTCCCTCCTATTATAGTAACCTCATATAAAATTCTAGAGTCTCAAAATTCtatcaaact
It encodes:
- the LOC130511510 gene encoding uncharacterized protein LOC130511510; the encoded protein is MSQLVRLWRGDWKKQPNGDWIFFEDPSDFGFGALIGEGETFESLMTIVRMRYQLANTTPVVLSYQLPDHMLVQAGRRSPPITLSTTADVGVMLTVRDWYAEQTVNVTIGPQNVAMYHFHRRDNFVVRGRTFVVDGSSNEEGRNAFEGLMNERIIVCSVSVLEEIFSEEDMVILHRVALELNSPSYTRGRRAPPPSPTTNGGSTRMELVLLDDDDEVMATTQVSNGGHSGLIVANSGEMTIVPVTEQQLELPLSQPPTAFGDVGLDLMVTSQNGNPEIDCEGFHDNFMWERLLEEGLLQTVQGNITAQPNEPNEPNQESPKSVLRVLNGPEAHDGGNSSTGSSVGVTSLVPETVLTPVTGTTCGSISSVGTQPVGLMSSGNALLAEFDKYIEARSTMAMLSPVGPGLPASAASASFASGSKSVGSPTLKLTLGRPNQAGPPKKDRAPEDSSPEDSGSGGDGDHSPTDLYVGMYFKSRDAFRQHMACYAISKKFKFRCEKSGPYVTVLSCCGNTCKWRVYAVLIEGTNAYEVRKLVSSHSCSVDERAGYQRQATSTVIGEMMKPKFVGSGSGPRPMEIRNMMRGDHAVNISYWKAWRSREAAIDQAKGSCVASYKALPTYLHKLVEANPGTVADLATEYQEGVGHRFKYMFLAMGASIKGYPYMRKVVVVDGTHLKGKYAGCLLTASAQDGNYQIYPLAFAIVDGENDKSWEWFFQRLTSIVPDEEGLVFVSDRHASIYQGLRKVYPSAGHCACIVHLKRNIRTNFKERHLGYLVAKAARAFRMSEFYSTFNEIKKVNPRCADYLIDLGLGHWARSHFPGARYNIMTSNLAESWNAVLREAREYPVVPLIEFIRSKLMSWFSKRRQSLEGNNAALAPKVLELLAASFELTGAFEVKKVDTGEYEVRDTSGVSFLVNLPEKSCTCYQFQMLRIPCSHAIASAIQAGVNVESMVADVYSVAFMKSAYKGHILPPKEYEIHSELSSAMEALYLQPPSTRRPPGRPRKQRFLSRGEVRMKITRRKTVCSRCKGIGHNRATCKQPI